The sequence below is a genomic window from Coffea arabica cultivar ET-39 chromosome 8e, Coffea Arabica ET-39 HiFi, whole genome shotgun sequence.
AGctttgtggtccccaccaatccaagggcccaaggattgaagcccttagaagtctccatattcTTCATGaaatccctcctttttggtagttttctgtttcattcctgaaattaagtccagacaccaaatatgagtagatatcagcaattaacacaatatttatcagggataaaagggaaaattaataataaaattactaacaaattataccctatcaattccccccacacctgaaccatgcttgtcctcaagcataagataccaaaatttgataatGGTCATTGCCCACTCTACCAAGTTGCCAAGATACTCAAGAAAGAACCACATATCGGGCACTAGTAATAAAAATCCGAGAAACATCCCCCCAGTTAGCctctaaaccacaaactccttCAATTTCCAAATTAACTAATCTAGGGAAAAGGAATGGCACGCAACATTCATCAGCTAATGATCCAAATATTCACACAAGTCCCCATATTAAGTCCATAAACCAGCAAGCTCTCCTATTagttattctctttttttttccttttcctgtttttttttccttttttttttttttttttgattgcaaaataataatatttaacacaaaaagacttagtctctagccGCCGAAGCCTTTtggacgcgaactccaacatttttagatgagggagcccggttactcagctcctaccgctatacgaccacgtactcataaaAAGTaccaccttttgacgcgagaatcaacacttttaggtgcagattcccggttactcggtagtaGCCAATAGAGGAGTACAGTCAAGCTTATTCACAGCCAAACAACGCAGAAACGTAAAATAACAGCACTAACAACTAAACATAGGGCCAGCTCGCCTCATTATtgccaaacatggagaactggaGTCAATATTGGACCAGTTCACATTAAAATGCCAACAGTCATTCccaatgcctagaaaagttaacaaagaaatcaaaagaatCAAGCAGTCCGATATTCACCAAGGAGACATCTCGAATCCAACCACATTAACCCGATACCTCTGTATTTtaaaaacttggcaaaagtagaCTTGGAGTCAATAAGTCCACATCTCAATTTTGGCATTCACATGAAAGGTAAGCACCCAGAAGAAAGAACGGAAAATAAGCAACTAGAaacaaactaagaaaaactactaaaaactaaaaactcacttttttttttttttgacatttaccaacaagattgaaagaaaatgaacaaatagaaaataaaacgaAAAACGACTGAAAACTAAAACCCAAAACTAAAAACTCAAAACTACAAACTAAAACTACTAAGATTTAAAAACACTAAAAACTACTAAAATGAAAAGCTGAAAActgaaaactactaaaaacggAAAACACTAGCACAATGTTAGATCCCCCCCCCACACCTATAGGACACAGTGTCCTTAATGTgtcaaataaaaagcaaaagtgaggGCGAAATCAACTGAACTTCCCTGAAACCGGATCAAAGTGGGGGATGAGGTGTGATCGGGGGTGGAAAACCCGAGTGCCGCATGAATGCTTCCAAATTCTGTGCCAAGGCAGCCACATTGTTGTCAATGTTGACCATCCAGGCCTCCAAATTCGCAACCTGCGTCCGTAGTTGGCGCCAGTCTCCAGCTTCCGGCGACGGAGGGGGGTGAACGGAAGTCGAGGGGCTGGGATCGCCGCCAACTGAGGCTGGCTGGGCAGAAGGTCGTCGAGGTGGGGCGCGGGGTGGTCCCGGGGGAACCAGACGGTAGCGGCCCTCAACGAGCTCCAGAATACCCATCCTCTCCAAGCGTTCAGCGTTTAGAGGTTCCATGTCGCAGGCCAAGTGGAGGTTATGATCCTGTAGGTTCAGAACATCTGATTGGACCGCCAAGTGCGTGATATACGACCCAAGGATCAAGGGTCTGTTCTTCTTCGCCATAACGGACTTGAACTGTGCCGCCAACCAGCACCCCAAATTGACCTTGAAACCATTCTTCATGCACCAAAGAAAGAAGAGCTCCGGCCGAGAGATAATACCGGAGCTGTCTTTTCTACCTGAGTAGCTGTACGCTAATAGCCTTTGAACATAACGAGCACTTGGATCCACAAGATAAGAGCTCCTAGACCGAGAGGGGTCATAACGCTTCGTGTCGGCAGACATATCCTCCCACACCTCATGGTAAGCGGAAAGAAAAGGCTCCACATAATCGCCGGCACTCTCGGCATATTCTCGAGTCTCAGAGTACTCCCGAGTGACGAACCCAAAAGCCAGATTAAACTGGGTAATAGAAAAATCGAATTCGTGACCCATGAGGCGGAAATGGATGACATTGGGAGTCTCAACCGTATACCTTGCAGGTAAATTGAACTCAAAAGTGGAGTAAAACTCCCTAGTTAACTCGACAAAGGCGGGCTGGGAGATAGCGAGATAAGGGCGCCAACCAATGGCGGTGTACATGCGCTCGACCTCCTCCTGGATGCCCAGAAAAGCCATAGTCCTATAGTCCGCGCACTTGGACGGAATGATACGCCGCTCACATGCGTGAGCGTAGCGCCGCTTATCGGCGGCTCTAGTGAACTCCAAATGCCCTCCCAAGTGAGTGGCGGAAACAACGTGGGCACCTCTACTCCTACCTAATCGGGTTCGGACACCGGGAGCAGTAGGTTGATTGATAGGGGTATTGACTGGAATGGAGGGTTGGGGTGAGGATTGAGAGCGAGTGGCTCGGGACCGAGTGGATGATTTAGGTCTCACCATGATTTGGAGCAATCAACTAATTCAACAAAAGCCCCAACAAATATAATAACTCGCCAATGCCCACACAAAATGAGGAAATGCCAACAATTAAAGGACCCGGCGAATGCAATACACTAGGTAACAGTGATCTGCAGCTCACtgtttaaaaaaaactaaataaacTGGATTCACCCAAAACTTGAACAATTTCCCCAAGCAACTGCTAGATCCAGCAGTACCAGTTTCAGAATTTCCACAAGGCAACACAGTCACAAGGCCACGACAGTCAACCAAACACTCAACCCCATAGAGGTTTCAAATTATAGGGAGAAGAATCCAATAACAGCACCTAAAAACTCAATAAATGGCTCCAGTTGGCCAGTTTAAGTGAGCAAGTCAAGCAATTCAAAACAGCAACCAGGATGATCCCAACAATCGATTAAAGCTAATAGTGAAGCAACTCCCACGGCTGAGCCAAAGTAATAACAACCCTAAATCTCAGTCAAAAGCAAACTCAGTCCAACAAGAAATCCACAAATGTCCCCAGAAATTCCACccaaaagtaataaaattttccaaattgcACAAAGCAGATAAACTGGCACAAATGCCACCCAATTCAACAAATGCAGGGAACTCCTCCAAATAATGCGAATAAATTTAAGCAGATAATGCAGCCACGGAGTTTTCCAATCCAGTCAAGCAATTGAGTCCAAGAAATAGTGCCGGAAATAATCGGGTATAAGTGTTCTAGGGGTGAATACCTCCACTTGTTAGGGAAGAGGGAGAGCGCAGCATCAGAGGGAGGACGTGCGGCTGGCGACGGGTGAGCTGGAGTTGAGTTGGCGGCGGCTGCGGTGGGGAACGTGAGCAGAGAGGCGGTGGCCTCAGCTGGTTGTGGCGCAGAAGAGCTGGGACTGGGGAGCAGAGCCCGCGCCCGTGGAGGTTGGGACTGCCGCGAGCTTCGGGCAGCAGCGGCGTTCGGCGCGCTTGGGGCTTCAGCCGTGGAGGTCGGCTGGGTGGCGTGGCGAGGTGGCGCAGCTGCTTCGAGCCCTGAGGTGGAGCTGTGAGAGAGACGCACAGAGCAGCCGCAGCGCGCGACTTCAGCAGCGACGGCGTCGGCTTGGGCAGAGCGCGCGGGCGGAGCTGGGGTGGTCGGCGTGCGTCGCGGTTGGGCGGCGGGACCGAGGCTGCTGCCGCGCCTGTGGGCCTGCGGTTGCGCTAGGAGGGAGCTGCGTATGGAGGCTGCGGCGCAGTAGAGCTGGTGGTAGGGTGGCGCGACTCTCGGTCGGCGTGCGCAGAGAGAAGGGGAGCAgcggggaagaaagaaagaaaagaataagaaagaaagaaaagaaagaaaagaaaagagggaaaagaaaaagggttttttttttttttttttggaaaagaaattgCTACGGTTAAGAGagaaaaaatttttcttcttcttgtttttttttgttgttttttttatttatttgttattatttcatttattcaaaaaaaaaaaatttattttattttttattttatttttttttgaatccctacctttcccgcgaacgtgacgcgggcGCGCCATGAGagcaagagagctcccagaagtttgtgatgtttctgatcgtgagctccctgcacatcaccacgcgggcacgtcatgagggcaagagagctcccagaagtttctgaattttctgatcgtgagctccctgcacatcaccacgcgggcacgtcatgactGAAGGGCATCTATAAATTAGCAAAAACGAAAACTGAAACCCAAAATCAATCGAATTCAAGTAAAACACATCTAAACTACCACACGAAATtgaacaaacaattaaaaggaacaattgggttgcctcccaaggagcgcctttctttaatgtctttggctagacattgaaCACCACTCTTCAATTTGGGTGTAACTCAATTTTCCTGGAAATCGGTGGCCCCCCCTAGGATCCAAATAGCCTTTGAGTGCAGCcttatttcttaattttctactcCTTTTCACCTCATACAGTGCTTTCATCCCCTTATACTTGTTCTCAGTAAGTTTGAATTTATCCCTACAAGCAAACTCAGAAAATTCTTGCACAGAAGGATTAATAGCATGAATAGCAAACACAGGGTGAGAGTTAACAGGATGTTTCATTGTAtcgaaaatattaaagtggactagttctccatcaaattccatggACAATGTACCCTTATTAACGTCAATTTTTGTCTGTGCTGTACTCAAAAAGGGTTTACCTAGTAGCAAAGGTGAGGGGTCAGGGGAATGATCATCATCCATGTCATATCAATTCATTAACTTTAACCAGCACATCCTCGACCAACCCATCAGGGTATGCATTTGTTCGGTCAGCTAATTGAATTATTATCTCGGTTTCTTTTAATGGACCGAGATTCAGAGAAGCATACATAGATTTGGGCATTACGTTGATCGATGCTCCTAAATCCAGTAAGGTATTTCTAATCAGGGTATTACCTATCTTGCATGGGACAGTAAACCTACCTGGATCCCCACACTTTGGTGGTAGCTTTCTTTGGAGAACTGCTGATACATTCTCCCCAACAATAACTCGTTCATCTTCCCTCAATCGCCTTCGGTTGACACAAAAGTTCCTTAGGAATTTGACATATTTTGGTACTTGTTTGATTGCGTCTAAGAGGGGGATATTTATCTCAACCTTGCGAAAAACCTCCAAAATCTCCTTTTCCTTATCCTGCTTCTTCGATTTTTCCAACCTGCTAGGAAAAGGAGGCGGGTTAGTTTTAGCTGTAATTACTGGGTCAGGAAGTACCTTTGGGTCTGCACCATTGATGTCCTCcctttcaagctcattttcgatCTTTTCCTCATCCTTATCCTTAGGGATCATAGGTTCAGGCCCCTGAATTTCCTTCCCGCTCCTTAAAGTCATTGCGCTTACGTTCTTCAGGTTCAGTTCAGGTTGGGATGGCAATCTTCCATTTACTTGGGACTCCAAACGGTTGATTGTTGTGGCCATTTGACTTATCTGATTCCTTATATCCTGCATTTCGGAGTCCGTCCTTTGCTGATGTTGCATAATGGTTGCCTCCGTCCTTTGCTGATGTTGCATAATGGTTGCctccgtcctttgctgattttgcgCCATGGTTGTCATTATTTGTTTCATCATCTCCTCCCAAGATTGACCAGAGCTTGAGGGCGGAGGTGGTCGGGGTTGGTACTGCTGCTGGTACCCTGGTGGCTTATTTGGCACAAAGTTAGACTGCCTGTTCGGTGTAAAGTTGGGTTGCCTATTCCCTCCATAACTGAGGTTGGGATGATCTCTCCACCCGGGGTTGTAGGTGCTTGAGTAAGGGTCGTACTGCTTCCTTGGCGCGGGCGCGTAGTCAGCCATGTTCACCTGTTCTGCAGTTTCTTCCTGAATCATTGGGCACATTTCTGCAGAGTGACCTATACCAGTGCAAATCCCGCATACCCTGGCTTGTGATGCATTTCTCACAGCCTGTTGCCTAACAAACGCGGTCAACTCAGTTAGCTGCTGCTGCATGGAGGGTGTCTCTACCTCATTCACCCTGCGTATTGGAACATCCTCTCTCGTACCGAATTGTTGTGAATTCTCTGCCATCCTCTCTATCAACTCCCGTGTTTCTTGAGGGGTTTTGTTCACCAgtgcccctccacttgcagcatcaattATGCTCCTGTCTCTAAAAAGGAGTCCCTCATAAAAATACTGAATGAGCAATTGCTCACTTATCTGGTGCTGGGAACACTTGTGCAACAAGAAGTTGAACCGTTCCCAATACTCATAGAGCGACTCCCCTGAATGCTGCTTGATcccacaaatttcttttcttagactTGCAGCCCTGGACGCAGGAAaatatttatccaaaaattttttcttcaattggtcCCACGTGGTGATGCTACCTGGTGACAGGTAGTATAGCCAGTCCTTTGCAGAATCcttcaaggaaaaggggaatgccctcatttttatctgctcttcTGTAATCCCCGAGGGTTTCATATTGTTGCATACGACATCAAATTCCTGCAGATGCTTATACGGTTCTTCACCTGGTAAACCATGAAAAGAGGGTAAAAGAGCAATCAAACCAGATTTTAACTCAAATGAAGTGTTTTCACTCAAACTCGGGAAAGTAATGCACAAAGGCTGCTGATTTAAATTAggggcagccaactcccttaatgttcgTGCATTAGCCATGGGGATTTCTTCTTGCTCCGAGTCACTCGAAGTGCCACCAAATGAATCTGTTGGTTCGACTCCTGACTCAGGTCTCTGAGATGTAGCACTAGAGTGCTCCTCTCTGAGCTGTTTGGTTTCTTTTCTCGTTCTACGCGCGGTCTTCTCTACCtcagggtcaaaaatcaaatcacctgtgcgagaagatcgaggcatacactagaagaaaaccagaaaattaggacaaaaaaatgaatttaaaaagaaacaaataataacgccagtccccggcaacggcgccaaaaattgacagggcgtcagcctgtgcaataataaaacctgctcaaactaaaagtaatttcagtagatagcggtgagcagggtcgaatccacagggattgggagtaattgtttcttttcaagttcacaatgacaagggggtgtttttCACTGGAATGGAACTAAAAACAATTtaacaatttaactaaaaaaatgaataaataactaGCACAAATATAACAGGAATTTAATcaggaataaataaattctagccaaggatgcaACTACTCAGGCACATTCCAtgtatccgatcattgatgcaagagaggttcacttaatttattaatagactAGTTATAGCCATCGAGGAACTCTaatgaccaatttttccttaatttataggtgaccaaggtacgaccattagtcacccctaaccagaaaagtactcctaggtacgaccgtagaaattaattttccaattgcattaataaccagaaaaacctagccctaatcaataacacgctacgagggttatttaaattagattgcacgctcccctaatgtgtaaacacaccagttgccactaatattaatcaatcaaacaattacggatttaattgactaaattggcacgagattaatatatcacattgaacatcgggcccttgacatccaattaataaaataatctcaTGAAAATTAAATTAGacaacatgcaaatattaatagataaaggaacatgtgaaaactaattagatctcacagattttcgggactgcgccgtcgagttgacccttgactagatggaagATTTAGCCACtccgcataattaaatcaccacacgGATTAATAGATTGCAAAGGCATTGCGTTTTCTATTAAGAAGCAAGGAATAAAAGgtgtttttcccgttggggaatatcgtcgaacacctggcgtgtgtcagaggccagtcaggagaaagaaaaactaaaactaaactaaaagacTAAAAACTAGAGATGTCTTCTTTCCCTACGTTATCCCtatttaagaaacaaaagaaagatagactaaagctatctaggtggtccccacacatgtggacaaagcctccaaagtacttcttgttccaagtctctTTTACGTAGCTTTCTTTGAAGAGCCCAAATGACTTATAGctttgtggtccccaccaatccaagggcccaaggattgaagcccttagaagtctccatattcttcataaaatccctcctttttggtagttttctgtttcattcctgaaattaagtccagacaccaaatatgagtagatatcagcaattaacacaatatttatcagggataaaagggaaaattaataataaaattactaacaaattataccctatcacccgccccgccacccgcaaaaaagaaattatatatatataattatatataatatgtaatttaattagttataaacttatgataatgatattattagttagatgtattatataatgtatattagtgtatgtaatataattaatattatcaattatatgaataattagacatgtctactaatagaatttattaattagttatactaaatttactaatacatttatactaaatttctaattacacttaatagaataacacttttttctcaaaaaaaaaaagcacaaacacaataatgaattagtgattatatttgtaccaaaagtgaaaacttaactattttagttgtatttatttcatcatgttggattgtattcaaataatttttgtttgattgtttttatgagtttcaattgtaaaattaaaatgaataataacttgatgatgtgttgatattttagtacttgattatttattaaaatttaactataataaaattttattaacccaacggaaaaaattttattccgcgggggaagcggggcggggcggggggagtgggaggcgggggacggggcggggggcggggggagtttgtaggtagcggggcgggggatgggggaggggtcccccgccccaaccccgccccgttgccatccctaaacATATACGCTGATTGTGTTATAAAGCATATATAATTCAagaattaaattatataag
It includes:
- the LOC113704854 gene encoding uncharacterized protein, which encodes MANARTLRELAAPNLNQQPLCITFPSLSENTSFELKSGLIALLPSFHGLPGEEPYKHLQEFDVVCNNMKPSGITEEQIKMRAFPFSLKDSAKDWLYYLSPGSITTWDQLKKKFLDKYFPASRAASLRKEICGIKQHSGESLYEYWERFNFLLHKCSQHQISEQLLIQYFYEGLLFRDRSIIDAASGGALVNKTPQETRELIERMAENSQQFGTREDVPIRRVNEVETPSMQQQLTELTAFVRQQAVRNASQARVCGICTGIGHSAEMCPMIQEETAEQVNMADYAPAPRKQYDPYSSTYNPGWRDHPNLSYGGNRQPNFTPNRQSNFVPNKPPGYQQQYQPRPPPPSSSGQSWEEMMKQIMTTMAQNQQRTEATIMQHQQRTEATIMQHQQRTDSEMQDIRNQISQMATTINRLESQVNGRLPSQPELNLKNVSAMTLRSGKEIQGPEPMIPKDKDEEKIENELEREDINGADPKVLPDPVITAKTNPPPFPSRLEKSKKQDKEKEILEVFRKVEINIPLLDAIKQVPKYVKFLRNFCVNRRRLREDERVIVGENVSAVLQRKLPPKCGDPGRFTVPCKIGNTLIRNTLLDLGASINVMPKSMYASLNLGPLKETEIIIQLADRTNAYPDGLVEDVLVKVNELI